A window of Choloepus didactylus isolate mChoDid1 chromosome 21, mChoDid1.pri, whole genome shotgun sequence contains these coding sequences:
- the CARHSP1 gene encoding calcium-regulated heat-stable protein 1 isoform X2 → MSSEPPPPAPQPPTHPLATGLLDTPRAHERSPSPVRANVVPSPLPTRRTRTFSATVRASQGPVYRGVCKCFCRSKGHGFITPADGGPDIFLHISDVEGEYVPVEGDEVTYKMCSIPPKNEKLQAVEVVITHLAPGTKHETWSGHVISS, encoded by the exons ATGTCATCTGAGCCTCCTCCCCCGGCAccacagccccccacccaccctttgGCCACCGGGCTGCTGGACACCCCGCGGGCCCATGAGCGCTCGCCGTCCCCCGTACGGGCCAACGTGGTGCCCAGCCCGCTGCCCACCCGCCGCACCAGGACCTTCTCGGC GACGGTGCGGGCCTCGCAGGGCCCAGTCTACAGAGGAGTCTGCAAGTGCTTCTGCCGGTCCAAGGGCCATGGCTTCATCACCCCGGCCGACGGCGGCCCGGACATCTTCCTGCACATCTCTGA TGTGGAAGGGGAGTACGTCCCCGTGGAAGGCGACGAGGTCACCTATAAGATGTGCTCCATCCCGCCCAAGAACGAGAAGCTGCAGGCCGTGGAGGTGGTCATCACACACCTGGCACCGGGCACCAAGCACGAGACGTGGTCCGGGCACGTCATCAGCTCCTAG
- the CARHSP1 gene encoding calcium-regulated heat-stable protein 1 isoform X1, whose protein sequence is MRSAMSSEPPPPAPQPPTHPLATGLLDTPRAHERSPSPVRANVVPSPLPTRRTRTFSATVRASQGPVYRGVCKCFCRSKGHGFITPADGGPDIFLHISDVEGEYVPVEGDEVTYKMCSIPPKNEKLQAVEVVITHLAPGTKHETWSGHVISS, encoded by the exons ATGAG GTCAGCCATGTCATCTGAGCCTCCTCCCCCGGCAccacagccccccacccaccctttgGCCACCGGGCTGCTGGACACCCCGCGGGCCCATGAGCGCTCGCCGTCCCCCGTACGGGCCAACGTGGTGCCCAGCCCGCTGCCCACCCGCCGCACCAGGACCTTCTCGGC GACGGTGCGGGCCTCGCAGGGCCCAGTCTACAGAGGAGTCTGCAAGTGCTTCTGCCGGTCCAAGGGCCATGGCTTCATCACCCCGGCCGACGGCGGCCCGGACATCTTCCTGCACATCTCTGA TGTGGAAGGGGAGTACGTCCCCGTGGAAGGCGACGAGGTCACCTATAAGATGTGCTCCATCCCGCCCAAGAACGAGAAGCTGCAGGCCGTGGAGGTGGTCATCACACACCTGGCACCGGGCACCAAGCACGAGACGTGGTCCGGGCACGTCATCAGCTCCTAG